A genomic window from Candidatus Thorarchaeota archaeon includes:
- a CDS encoding MoaD/ThiS family protein → MSIVINYFGFLASKMSTTNDSVELSSEVRIRDIFSHLVEKHKEIFKTYIYNPEGEMMSGDVLVTVNEVPILQKQGIDTILNDGDQIDILPIFAGGG, encoded by the coding sequence ATGAGCATCGTCATTAATTACTTCGGGTTTCTTGCTTCGAAGATGTCAACAACCAATGATTCAGTTGAACTGTCCAGCGAAGTCAGAATCAGAGATATCTTTTCTCATCTCGTTGAGAAGCACAAGGAGATTTTCAAGACATACATTTACAATCCCGAAGGGGAAATGATGAGTGGAGATGTCTTAGTAACTGTCAATGAGGTTCCGATTCTCCAGAAGCAGGGAATAGATACCATTTTGAATGACGGGGACCAGATTGACATACTCCCCATCTTTGCAGGTGGCGGCTAG
- a CDS encoding HesA/MoeB/ThiF family protein, whose amino-acid sequence MSESELTRYNRQIIIDDWGQKGQEELKSSTVLIAGTGGLGCPVALYLASAGVGKIVLVDKDEFELSNLNRQIMAWQQDIGQPKAKSVAEKLLQQNPHVQVDALKTEITEDNVNDLVDNSTVVVDALDNWATRFLLNQECVNQEIPFVHAGIQGLHGQITTIIPGKGPCLRCILSENPEEIVTFPVVGATSGLFAMLQVMETLKLIVGFGETLEGRILLFDGERMDHMSTEVKHRNDCPVCSHLWE is encoded by the coding sequence CTGTCGGAGTCTGAACTAACGAGGTACAATAGGCAAATCATAATTGATGATTGGGGACAGAAAGGGCAGGAGGAGCTAAAAAGTTCGACAGTTCTGATAGCCGGAACGGGAGGCCTTGGATGCCCCGTGGCTCTGTACTTGGCTTCGGCAGGAGTTGGAAAAATCGTCCTAGTTGATAAAGATGAGTTTGAGCTCAGCAATCTGAATCGGCAGATAATGGCCTGGCAGCAAGACATTGGTCAGCCCAAGGCGAAATCAGTGGCCGAGAAGCTTCTCCAGCAGAATCCGCATGTCCAAGTAGATGCACTGAAAACGGAAATTACCGAAGACAATGTGAATGACCTTGTAGACAACTCTACCGTGGTGGTTGATGCCCTAGACAACTGGGCTACTCGATTCCTACTCAATCAGGAATGCGTCAATCAAGAAATTCCATTTGTTCACGCCGGCATTCAAGGGCTTCACGGGCAAATCACTACCATAATCCCAGGAAAGGGGCCATGTCTCCGCTGCATACTGTCTGAAAATCCAGAGGAAATAGTGACGTTCCCTGTTGTTGGAGCAACATCTGGTCTGTTTGCGATGTTGCAGGTTATGGAGACCCTAAAACTCATCGTTGGTTTTGGGGAAACACTAGAAGGAAGAATATTACTGTTCGATGGTGAACGAATGGACCACATGTCCACAGAAGTGAAACATAGGAATGACTGTCCTGTCTGTTCCCATTTGTGGGAATAG